A part of Synergistaceae bacterium genomic DNA contains:
- a CDS encoding thioesterase — protein MLDLAALLKTGMTGEVKKTVDLDDTFGASSPYLKQYLSTSACATLAVSAAMAVTEGVLPEGYLSVGWRLDLVHEAPAMAGTTVVVNAVLREIRGNRLVFDITGADALGVVFKGVNERVVVNRLGMEERANARAQQLKELREKF, from the coding sequence ATGCTTGACCTTGCAGCACTTCTGAAGACCGGCATGACCGGAGAGGTGAAAAAGACGGTCGATCTCGACGATACGTTCGGAGCTTCTTCGCCGTATCTGAAGCAGTACCTGTCGACATCGGCCTGCGCGACCCTCGCCGTGTCGGCGGCAATGGCCGTCACCGAGGGCGTCCTGCCCGAGGGCTACCTGTCAGTGGGATGGAGACTGGACCTGGTGCACGAGGCCCCGGCGATGGCCGGGACCACCGTCGTCGTCAACGCCGTTCTCAGGGAGATCAGGGGAAATCGGCTGGTCTTCGACATAACGGGCGCCGACGCGCTGGGAGTTGTGTTCAAGGGGGTCAACGAGAGAGTGGTCGTCAACCGGCTCGGAATGGAAGAGAGAGCCAACGCACGTGCGCAGCAGCTGAAGGAGCTCAGGGAGAAGTTTTAA